The Alcaligenes aquatilis genome contains the following window.
CACAAAGTAAGTGCTGGTGGGCTCTAGCCGGATAGGCGCGGTTTTCAGGCCATGTTCGCCTGCATGACGTACGCCAAATAAATGGCCGACGACGGCGGCGTCGGCCTGTTTGGTCTGGACCAGTTTGAGCGCGTTGTATTGGGAGTCGGTAATGACCAGCTTGGAGCCAAGCTCCAGTTTCTGCAAAATATTGTAGAGCTGGGTTAGCTGCAGGGTTCCGCTCATGACGGCAATGCGTTTGCCATTCAAGTCGTTCAGCGCACTAATATGCGTGCCTTTTCCCGTGAATATCTGTGACCAGTCCTCCAGTACGGCTCGGCTGTGATAGCTGTACAGGGTAGCGCGTTCGGGGGAGTAGGCCAGGCCCGGCACGATATCGATCAGGTCATTTTGCAGGGCGTTCAGGCATTGTTGCCAGTCGCATTGCACGGCTTCCAGTGTCCAGCCTTCACGCTTGGCAATTTCCAGCAGCAGTTCGCCCATGATGCCGCCGGGACGGGCCTGACTGTCGAGCAGGAGTTTAGGTGGGTTTTCGTAAACGCCTATACGTACGATATGTTGCTGGGAGTGGGGGGCTGCCTGGGTCGGTGGTGACACAAATCCTAGTGCAGCCAGCATGCCTAGCATGTACATTGCCCTGCACATCGATAAAGTAAAAAGGCGGGGCAAATTCATAAGGTAATGGCTGCACAAAGCAGATAATCGGGGACGGGGGCGATCATGCAACAATGATGTGACTAATTTAACTGAATATCGAGATGTGGGGCGGATGCGTGCCGTATTTCGGCGATAAATAGCAGGAGCAGGCGAATGGCGGATTGTGAAACGGTAGAGGTGCGTGTTAAGGGGCGTGTGCAAGGGGTCGGGTTTCGAGCCAGCGCCTTGCGTCATGCTCATTTGTATGGCGTCAAGGGCTGGGTCAGCAATGCTGGGGATGGTTCCGTAGAACTGCTGCTGCAGGGCAGTGCTGATGTCATCGACAGTATGGTCAGCTGGTTGTATATAGGGCCCGAGCATGCCGTGGTCGAGCAGGTGGATATACAGCGCTCTTATACTGACAAACGATATGATTTTTTTGAGATTCGCTAGCAAGAGCTGACGCCAGCGTTGAGTTTGCCCACGCAAAAAAGAAATAATTATAGGTATTTGCGGGCAAACCCTAGGAAAACATTTGTTTTTTTTAGTGTTCTCCAGATTAACATGCGTTTTATTGCACTGATATGTGAGTAGGACGACAAATGGAGCCCTTGTTGCGTTTGCAGCGTATCTTGCCTGGCCTGACGCCCGAGCTGCGTCGCGCTGCGCAATGGGTGGAGCGCCATCCGGTTGAAGTCAGCCTGTGGTCCATGCGCAAACAGGCCCAGGAGTTGTCGGTTGCACCGGCAACCATGCTTCGTCTGGCTAAAGCGGCGGGTTATGAAAGCTACGACGGTTTTCGTGAGCCGTTTCAGCAGGCCCTGCACCGCAATGGCGGCACGATGGCGGCGCGAGCGCAAAATTTGCAAGGTAACCGGGCCTCAGAACAACAAATACGGGACCTGGGGGAGCAACAAGAGCAGGCCCTGGAGTCGGTCTTGAGACTGAATTCAGCCAGCGCTCTGGATGCTTGTGCCCAGGCGCTTCTGGGCGCCTCCAAAGTGGGGTTTATCGGTCTGGGGGTCAGTTTTGCCTGCGCGTTCCAGATGCATTATGCCTATCAATTGATACGTGGTAATGGTGTCTTGCTGAACCGGGCCGTAGACTTGTTCCTGGAGCTGGACGCCGGTTTGGACAGCGGGGGTGTGCTGGTTGTGATCAGCCAGGCGCCATATGTCAAAACAGTGGTCAATAGTGTGCATCAGGCGGTGCAGCAGGGCATCACGGTGGTCGCGGTAACTGACAGTGTGCTGTCCCCGGTGGCCCAGGGGGCCAAACATGTCTTGTTGTTTGATGCACAGGCCAGCGAGCAGCCAGCGGCCAGTTTTTTTCATTCTCTAGTGGGCACGGTCACCGTTGCAGAACATTTGTTGGCACGGATCGCCACCTTGGGCGGTAAGACAGTGGTGCAGCGTCTCGCGCAGCTGGAGTCTTCATTTCGAAGTCAGGGAGTTTATTGGCAACAGGACCAAGCGGTTGACCCCGCTTCGTCTATGTAAACAAACCGGTCGTACCGGTCACACAAACCGGGGATACCCCCATGGGAGACACAAAGATGGAACACATTAGTAAGAAAACAGGTAAGAAAGCAGTGTGGGCACTTAGCACAACGGCAGCGATGTGCGCCATGTTGCTCAGCCCCTTGCCTGCCAGCGCCCAGCAGAAGTTTGTCAGTATCGGGACAGGGGGTGTGACCGGGGTGTATTACGCGGCCGGTGGCGCTATTTGCCGCTTGGTCAATAAGGATCGTGGTACGGATGGCGTACGTTGCTCGGTGGAATCCACGGGCGGTTCGGTCTTTAACGTCAACACCATCAAAGCGGGTGAGCTGGACCTGGGTGTGGTGCAGTCTGATGTGGGCTATAACGCGTACAACGGAGAAGGCCAGTTCAAGGACGGTGGGGCGTACAAGAAGCTGCGTTCGGTATTCTCCATTCACCCGGAGCCCTTTACCGTGCTGTCTCGCAAAGAGGCCAATGTCAGCAAGTTCGACGACTTCAAGGGCAAGCGTTTTAACGTAGGCAATCCGGGTTCGGGCACACGCGCCTCGATGGATCAGTTGTTGCAGGCCATGGGGCTGGATAACAGCTTTTTCTCACTGGCCTCGGAGCTGCGTCCCGATGAGCACGGCCCGGCATTGTGTGATGGCAAGATTGACGGCTTTATCTATGGCGTAGGCCATCCTTCGGCCAATATCCAGGATCCCACCACCTCTTGCGGCGCCAAGCTGGTGCCTCTGACCGGTCCTGCGGTGGACAAGCTGGTCGAGACCTATCCCTACTACGCCAAGGTCGCGATTCCTGGTGGCTTGTACCCCAACAATCCTGACGATGTCCAAACCTATGGCGTTCTGGCAACCTTTGTGACGTCCGAGGACGTACCGGAAGAGTCGGTCTACAACGTCGTCAAAGCGGTGTTCGACAACTTTGATGATTTCAAGCGCTTGCACCCTGCGTTGGCGAATCTGAAGAAAGAAGACATGGTCAAGAACGGCTTGTCTGCTCCATTGCACAAAGGCGCTGAAAAGTACTTCAAGGAAAAAGGGCTGCTGTAAGACAGTCTGATTGACACCAGGCTGGCTGTGCCAGCCTGGCCGCAAGTGCCATGGCCCTAGCTGTGGCCTTGCCTCTGGTCTGGGGTTCCTGGGCTGCGCAGTCCAGGTGGATCGGGTGCCTGGCTGGTGGTACTCGGGCTCCACGCCGGGTTTTCCTGGAGATACAGTAAATGACACAACAAGAACATAAAAAAATGGGGCCAGACTTGGCCCTGACACAGGATGAAACGGCAGAGCTGGAGAAACTGGTTGCCGATGTAGACCGTGGTGGACGCTCTGTGGCTGGCGTTGCAGGCATGGTTTTGTTTTTGGTTGGAATAGGCTGGTCCTTGTTTCAGCTTTGGTACGCCTCTCCGCTGCCATTTGCCCTGAATCTGGGCATTTTCAATGACACAGAAGCGCGAGCCCTGCATTTGGGCATCGCCATGTTTTTGGCCTATCTGGCGTTTCCTGCAAGCAAACAATCCGCGCGCGACCGAATTCCGATTCATGACTGGCTATTGGCCCTGATTGCGGCCTTTTGCGGCTCGTATTTATTCTTTTTCTATAAGGAATTGGCCTCGCGCCCCGGTATCCCCACCACGATGGATGTGGTGGTGGCCAGTATGGGTCTGGTGTTGCTGCTGGAGGCGACGCGGCGCTCGTTGGGCGCGCCCATGGCGGTGCTGGCGATAGTCTTTATTGCCTATATTTTTCTGGGCCCCTGGCTGCCGGATGCCTTGTCTCACCGGGGCGCCTCCTTGCAGCGCCTGGTTTCGCATATGTGGCTGACCACGGAGGGTGTGTACGGAGTTGCCCTGGGCGTTTCTGTCTCGTATATCTTTATTTTTGTATTGCTGGGCTCTTTGCTGGATCGCTGCGGGGCGGGTAATTACATGATGCAGGTCTCGTTTGCCTTGCTGGGGCATTTGCGGGGCGGGCCAGCCAAAGTGGCTGTGGTCTCCTCGGCCGTGAATGGTCTTGTGTCGGCTTCTTCGGTCGCCAACGTGGTGACAGGCGGTATTTTTACCATTCCCTTGATGAAAAAAGCGGGCTATGGCGGCATTCGGGCCGGGGCGATTGAAACGGCCTCGTCCGTCAATGGCCAGATCATGCCGCCGGTCATGGGGGCGGCTGCCTTTTTGATGATCGAGTATGTCGGCATTCCTTACACCGATATCATTCGTCATGCTTTGCTGCCTGCGGTTATTTCATATATTGCGCTGTTTTATATCGTGCACCTGGAAGCGCTGAAGCTGGGTATTCAACCCATGATGGCCTCGGGCAAGCCCAAGACCTTCATCCAGAAATTAGCGGGTTGGGGCATGGGTACGGCCGGCACCCTGAGTGTGATGGGGCTGGTCTATTGGATAGGTGTTGGGGTTCAGGCAATCGCCGGTGATGCGGCTATCTGGATTTTGTTGCTTTTGTTGCTGGTGCTGTATGTGTACTTACTGAAAATTGCAGCGGATCACGAAGACCTGCCTACCGATATTAATGTGAACACGCCCGTGCGTCCCGAGCCTTGGCCCACCGTACGTGCTGGCTTGTATTTCCTGATCCCGATCGGCATTTTGGTGTGGTGCCTGACGGTAGAGGTGATGTCTGCCGGCTTGTCGGCTTTCTGGGCCGTTGTGGCCATGTTGTTTCAGATGGCCACACAGCGCCCCATCATTGCCTGGTTCCGTAAACAGGCAACGGCGCAACCGCTGCGCCAAGGTGTCAGCGAGGTGTGGACAGGACTGCAGGAAGGCGCCCGCAATATGGTGGGTATCGGGATTGCCTGCGGGACAGCCGGCTTGATTGTGGGAGCGATTACTCTGACTGGTCTGGGCCTGCGTATGACGGCTTTTGT
Protein-coding sequences here:
- a CDS encoding TRAP transporter permease, which produces MTQQEHKKMGPDLALTQDETAELEKLVADVDRGGRSVAGVAGMVLFLVGIGWSLFQLWYASPLPFALNLGIFNDTEARALHLGIAMFLAYLAFPASKQSARDRIPIHDWLLALIAAFCGSYLFFFYKELASRPGIPTTMDVVVASMGLVLLLEATRRSLGAPMAVLAIVFIAYIFLGPWLPDALSHRGASLQRLVSHMWLTTEGVYGVALGVSVSYIFIFVLLGSLLDRCGAGNYMMQVSFALLGHLRGGPAKVAVVSSAVNGLVSASSVANVVTGGIFTIPLMKKAGYGGIRAGAIETASSVNGQIMPPVMGAAAFLMIEYVGIPYTDIIRHALLPAVISYIALFYIVHLEALKLGIQPMMASGKPKTFIQKLAGWGMGTAGTLSVMGLVYWIGVGVQAIAGDAAIWILLLLLLVLYVYLLKIAADHEDLPTDINVNTPVRPEPWPTVRAGLYFLIPIGILVWCLTVEVMSAGLSAFWAVVAMLFQMATQRPIIAWFRKQATAQPLRQGVSEVWTGLQEGARNMVGIGIACGTAGLIVGAITLTGLGLRMTAFVELVSMGNVLVMLFFTAAVCLVLGLGMPTTANYILMATLMAPVVVELGAQSGMVIPLIAVHMFVFYYGIMADITPPVGLATFAAAAISGEDPIKTGVKGVTYAMRTAVLPFMFIFNPMLLLIGIHSAWELVLVVVGSTVASLAFAAATIGWLRIKTSWLETVLLLLATFMLFRPDWFMDHVSEKYQSRPASELMQVVQNTPDGGNLVVQLAGMNLEGKDLQKTVAVSLPALPEGDQATGLAAASKRLSLAGLTVMAFGDTAQVASVAFGSSARRAGWEQGWDIEQVKVPHPDRPSEFWVFLPALLILFWVWIRQGVRMRRALPANPAV
- a CDS encoding MurR/RpiR family transcriptional regulator, with protein sequence MEPLLRLQRILPGLTPELRRAAQWVERHPVEVSLWSMRKQAQELSVAPATMLRLAKAAGYESYDGFREPFQQALHRNGGTMAARAQNLQGNRASEQQIRDLGEQQEQALESVLRLNSASALDACAQALLGASKVGFIGLGVSFACAFQMHYAYQLIRGNGVLLNRAVDLFLELDAGLDSGGVLVVISQAPYVKTVVNSVHQAVQQGITVVAVTDSVLSPVAQGAKHVLLFDAQASEQPAASFFHSLVGTVTVAEHLLARIATLGGKTVVQRLAQLESSFRSQGVYWQQDQAVDPASSM
- a CDS encoding TAXI family TRAP transporter solute-binding subunit, whose protein sequence is MCAMLLSPLPASAQQKFVSIGTGGVTGVYYAAGGAICRLVNKDRGTDGVRCSVESTGGSVFNVNTIKAGELDLGVVQSDVGYNAYNGEGQFKDGGAYKKLRSVFSIHPEPFTVLSRKEANVSKFDDFKGKRFNVGNPGSGTRASMDQLLQAMGLDNSFFSLASELRPDEHGPALCDGKIDGFIYGVGHPSANIQDPTTSCGAKLVPLTGPAVDKLVETYPYYAKVAIPGGLYPNNPDDVQTYGVLATFVTSEDVPEESVYNVVKAVFDNFDDFKRLHPALANLKKEDMVKNGLSAPLHKGAEKYFKEKGLL
- a CDS encoding acylphosphatase, coding for MADCETVEVRVKGRVQGVGFRASALRHAHLYGVKGWVSNAGDGSVELLLQGSADVIDSMVSWLYIGPEHAVVEQVDIQRSYTDKRYDFFEIR